Genomic window (Magnolia sinica isolate HGM2019 chromosome 6, MsV1, whole genome shotgun sequence):
CAAAGGTGGAATTCGTTTGCCCGTTGCTAAACAAAACACACCAGAAGAACGGGCCTCGATGTGTTCCTCTGATTATGCCCACTCCAACCTCAGTATCTCCTTTGTTGTGCACTAGAGAAAGGGTCTTCTTGTCTCGTGCGAGAACATCAGAAAATGCTTGTGCTGGGGTAAGATACTTGGACTGACATCCAATGATGCGGCCGGATATAATGTTGACGGTCGGTAGCTCTACGCCACAGTTGGGAGCATAAACTTCAGTGATGTCTTCTTCCGGAGGTCGACAGCTCACTGTGTGATTGCTAGTGCAGTTTCCCGTGCATTCCCTTACGTACTGTAAGGCCATGCACCCAAGCCCAGGACTGTCATGCAGCTTCGGAAGCTTGTGGGCTGTTCGGTTCTCATTTATAACATCGACGAGCTCATTAGCAGCATTTCCTGTAGCACGTTACATCCAATAATACAGATGAGGCAACGAAGAAGAATAGAAATTTGTGAAAATATATGCTTTTGAAACAGTTCTTAAAAGCACAACAGAAAAGCACTAACATTGATTATATGATGCACTCCACATggtgatcaggaccattgatctAGTTAGCCACCATGAGGGTGGGCCATGCCCAAAAATTGTAGTGactagacaattatgatcatctGGTCATTGAGTTTTGACTTTTGAATATGGACATCTGCCTTTTTTGGCGGCCAGTGATTGGATGGCCTTGATTTTTTGGCACATGCCCAGCATATCATATCACTGTTCCTGGTCCCTGCACACAAGTGGCACATATGGAGTAGATGTTTTAGCCTCGCACATGGAACTCCAGGAATCCTGATCTGAGTAGagcattcaaaatttcaaatgcatAATGTTTACAGATGTATTGCTTCACACGGAGATTTTAACATGGCCGGTCAAGCTGGTTAAGCTATGATTTGCTCTGAGTGGAACTTGAATAAAGTATTTCTTTTTAACTGATGAATGAACAGAAACGGTCAGTTATATTTACGGCAGAACAATGAGAAAGATTCTGTACGCTTGACTATTTATTTACTCTTTTGCGGTTTAGTGTTTTGACATGGTTCTACCTAGTTATATTGTATTTCTTCACCAAATAGACTACCCAATTCCTTCATCTTTGATAAATTGCCTTCTACTACTGGCCAAATCGCCATTTCTGCAATATTGGTGTGTGACTGTGTTAAGATTCACTTCTGACTGAGGTGGAAAATGTACAAAATTTACACAAGCAAGGCTATGGAGAGGAAGGTCTTTAGTGTACACACACACTGGGGGGCGACTATGCTATCCTAACTCAAGAAAACTATGAAAAAACAGACATCAGGATAGATCGAAATCCTGTAAAAATGTCCGATATGCACTAGGGACTGTTTGTACAAAATGGCTATGATTGGTTAGAGCAATGCCTAAAGCTAAGGAGAATACCTACTCGTCTGGGTTTAACCATGTTGCTGGGTTAACTGGGTACGTGGGACAACTTATTAAGGTGACTCATGTTCTAACTAAGATACGTAGATTAACATGCTGGCTAAGGTATCTAATAACTCATTGACCAACAACTAACCAAACGCAACATGTAAGCACACAAGACTAATAAGACTTGGCAATGATGCACAACAGGAAAAGGGAAAACAGAAGCCAATATGATGGGCGGATTCTGTTATCGCACCACCCCAAATGCCAATCTATCTAGGTCGGATCTAGTCCCgccaactgcaagattttagcaCTTCCTAAATGCACCTTTAGCCAAGTGAATGAGGTTGAATTTTGGATGCTCTACCATTGGCTTCTTCTTCTGTCTTGATCAAAGAATagaaggggggagggggggatcATTTAAGCATCCGGACTAATTAGACTTGGACAATGATATACAACAGGAAGTGGGAAAACAGAAGCCAATACAATGGGCAGATTCCATTTTTGCACCACCCCATATGCCAATCTATCTTGGTCAGTATCTAGTCCCACCAGTCACAAGTTTTTAGTACTTCCCAAATCACCTTTAGCCAAGTGAATGATGTTGAATTTTGGATGCTCTACCATTGGCATCTTCTTCCCTCTTGGTCAAAGAACTTGAGATCTAGACAGAACTTCATTGAGCAATTTCAATCCTGTGTAGTGAAATTTCTTCTGTGATGTCAACCCTATAAAGGAGGAACATCATCAATCACAGATTATCCAATTTTATCAAGTGACATCATATGCATATGGAAACCCAACAACAACGACAATAGCATAATATACCCATAGCAGCCAAGAGAATGGCACAGTATGTTGTCATAATAAACTGCTCATAATCCTATATTGTTTGCTGAATCATGGAACCCTCATTTTTCATGTTCTCTCCGTTTTATACATCAGTCTCACCGATAAGATTAATCAACAGCAAAATAAGGTATTTCATTTGATACAAGAGCAATCCATCCACAATGTGGCCCACTGGTTTGGATGGTTAATGTGAATTCCAATGTATACTTGTAGCTATGCTTGTTATGGCAGGCAACAACCTATCTTTTTTTACAGTAGAAAGAAGCTTTGGAAGCTAGATGCTATCAAACAGTATTAAATACTTACAGTATCAAAATCATAAATCTCAATTTGGAAAGGGCCAAAATATGCATTGCACCATATTTAAACAGAGACTAACTTGTGTTTTGAGATGAGCTTTTGCTGGGGAAGTGCGGAAACCCCATTTGGTGAAGGAGAATGGAGAAATCCCATCAAATGGCTTGAAATGGCGAGTGAGCTCAATGCAACAAGTGTTCAAATTGAGCACAACGGCCATTTCTGCCAATGCCCATTCCACTCAATGCAGACATACAAAATCATAAACAGATGTAAGATCATTTACATGTCTATGGAATTACAGGCATGCAGAACAAGTAAACTGCAGTTAACTGAGTAAacaaagggcctgtttgggagctaaGAAAGTATTTGGGTGAAAATTACTTCCCAAGAAAATGACATTTTCCCCTGATTGGGAGTCCACTTTTTGGTGGAAAACATTTTCCAAGAATGTGTTTTCatagaaaaaatcccaaaaaaataaaaataaaatcccagcccttctttttctttcttttttctctccaAATGCTTTCTTGGAAAATAACTTTCAAAGAAAATGTCACCATCTCTCCTTTAATTTTCCAACCCCCAAATAAGCGCCACAACTAAGTTGTGGCAACTTATCGGCCCCACGCACGCCAATCTGGATCGTCCAGATTCTGGGTCCCATTGTAATTGGAGTATTAAGGCTATATATCCCAAAGATTACACCAATAGAACAGTCCTAACCATTTAATTAGCAGCTCCCAGAAAATGGTCACCATTCCAAATTTAATTTGCAAAatgagatggttaagatcatctaattgGTATGATTTTCATGCTGTGTTCAATCAACAATGTGGGCCTCCAATTTGGAGGGTCTAGACAGGAACGCATATGTATTAATGCCACATTTACGGTGGATGAGTAGTCCCAATTTATCAATCCATGGAAAGCAGACATTGTAGTCTGGCCATTCATCATCTACATTTCTTGCACATATTCAAAGACAATTCAATAGCAAAATCTAACATTGGATCCAAACAGCTACCAAATTCTAGCCCAAACAACAGAAATACAGACCCAAAAATAAGAAGAGATGAGAAAGAAGAGGAAACCTACCATGGTGTTCGGCGAGAACTGAGGTGAAGAGCATTGAGAAACAGAGAAGGAAATGCATGCAGCGAATGAATGTAGATGTCATCGCCACCATACAACCCCAACTCAAATTCTGTTAAATGGGTTTGTCTGTAATGAAAATGTGTTCTTCTTATCCAATGTATTCAGCATAAAGAGAATAAAagcagagagaaagagaagaaagtacCTCACCTCAGAAAAATAGTGGGTTCTTCTGCTTTTTGCCTGTTCTTCTGAAATGGGCTTGTTTtgctttttctatttctttccgGGAAAGCAGGCAATATTCATGATTGATTGCTGCAGGGAGTGGCTACAAAAGCAGAAGGTGGCGGGTCCCTTATCGCCGTTGATTGAGGTGGACAGAACGCTCTTTTGTTATAATCAAAGGCTCTCGGGAGTCTGAAACTGCATTTTCCATTTTTCAAACTGACGAGACAAACATAGAGGGGGCGGTCCATGCCGCACGCGGAATGCGCTGTTGCAGGAACTTTCTCGGACAgcgagctaggtggggcccaccgtgatgtttttgagaaatccaccccgtccgtttgtttttacagatcatggTAGGAAATGAGCCTAAAATttaggtagattcaaaactcaattgAGCCGCAAGATAGGAaagagtgaggattgaacgctaGCCATTGAAACATTTTTGGGGCCACATCAGTCTTGGATCAGGAtaattattttctgtttttagttcatcccagtttttagtgaccttatgaacggtatggatggcatataaacatcatggtggaccccagggatttcaacggtaggaatttccctacccactttttcctgtcgtgcggccgacttgagttttggatccatctcaatTTCGGGAAAATATCCTAagataatctgaaaaaacggatggacgggatggatttctcacaaaaataacGGTGGGAGCCATCTAGTTACCTGTGCGGGAATTTCCTCCGACAAGCTGTGCAATCCTCGTCCGTGAGCGCCGAAGAACAAAATGAGCATgataagagaattttttttatactctggcagatgttaatggatgatacgcatgcacttagaaatcGCATAGGATGAATATTTATAAGTCTAATTATACTATTTAAATTATGTAATTCAGCATAGATGAATCATGAACCAAAAGCACTGGTTATTTAATTATCTGATTACCAGATTTGTC
Coding sequences:
- the LOC131248116 gene encoding uncharacterized protein LOC131248116 isoform X1, which encodes MVAMTSTFIRCMHFLLCFSMLFTSVLAEHHGNAANELVDVINENRTAHKLPKLHDSPGLGCMALQYVRECTGNCTSNHTVSCRPPEEDITEVYAPNCGVELPTVNIISGRIIGCQSKYLTPAQAFSDVLARDKKTLSLVHNKGDTEVGVGIIRGTHRGPFFWCVLFSNGQTNSTFVLEGGKGIKQKKGCFSGMDVQCSDGQKLLLSHGFLTWVFAIVICFISGTIIYS
- the LOC131248116 gene encoding uncharacterized protein LOC131248116 isoform X2 is translated as MGFPHFPSKSSSQNTRNAANELVDVINENRTAHKLPKLHDSPGLGCMALQYVRECTGNCTSNHTVSCRPPEEDITEVYAPNCGVELPTVNIISGRIIGCQSKYLTPAQAFSDVLARDKKTLSLVHNKGDTEVGVGIIRGTHRGPFFWCVLFSNGQTNSTFVLEGGKGIKQKKGCFSGMDVQCSDGQKLLLSHGFLTWVFAIVICFISGTIIYS